GGATTCCTCCTGCTCTTCTACTTCTTCATTCTCGCCATTCATAATATGCATGAACAGTTTCTCATTATAAGTAGCCAGAGCATAGTCGATCAGAGCTTCTCTCGTAGTCAACTCTACTTCTTGCTGGGTTAGCAGTTCTTCGGATTCGATATCGCTCGAAGGGACGAAGTAATTCCGTCCAGTCTTCGGAGACCGAACAAGATAATCAAAAGCATTGTCCGGATTACGGTCGTAAGCAATGACGTAACCATATTCCCCAACAGGAAGATTCTGCTCAAAAGCATCGCCGACGATTACAATTCTCTCTCCCAAAGGCAGCATCGTCTTACCTCCCTGATATATACTTAGAAATATTTTTGAACACGCAATATAAGCGGGCTCTCCTTACTTTTATATAATCCTACTAAAAAACAAAGAGAAGGGCAAGATATCTCTATGATGAACTATTATCTCACGACTACTCCCCGATCTTCATTTTCTTGACAACGCTCTCTTCTTCCATAAATGACAATAACTTCTCAATATCCGAACCTGCTTTGAATTGCACGGTGAGACGCAGAACCATCTCCTTATCCTTACGTTCTGCTTCAAAGCCGATAATCGTAATATGCCGCTTAGACAACCTATCCATGAATCCAGGAATAATCTCTTCATCATTATCAATCGTAACCAGCAGCTTCTCTGTCTTGGGAGATGCTAGCCAGTTGAAGCGGCCATGCAGTACGAGCTGCCCGATCACGATAATGATCATAACCCCGATTCCGATAAAATACATCCCTGCACCAACCGCCATGCCAATGCCTGCTGTTGCCCATATCCCTGCGGCCGTTGTAAGTCCGCGAACGGTATTCTTCTGCATGAAGATCATCCCAGCACCGAGAAAGCCAACACCGCTAACCACACCTGCGGCCACCCTCGATGGGTCCAAAGACAGATTACTCCAGCCAATCTGGTCCTGAAATCCATACTTGGACACAATAATCATCAATGCCGCACCAACCGAGACGACAAAATGGGTACGAACCCCGGCTTCCTTCATGCGGTTCTTGCG
The window above is part of the Paenibacillus lutimineralis genome. Proteins encoded here:
- a CDS encoding MgtC/SapB family protein, translating into MNMDFELLLRVLIAGLCGVTIGLERKNRMKEAGVRTHFVVSVGAALMIIVSKYGFQDQIGWSNLSLDPSRVAAGVVSGVGFLGAGMIFMQKNTVRGLTTAAGIWATAGIGMAVGAGMYFIGIGVMIIIVIGQLVLHGRFNWLASPKTEKLLVTIDNDEEIIPGFMDRLSKRHITIIGFEAERKDKEMVLRLTVQFKAGSDIEKLLSFMEEESVVKKMKIGE
- a CDS encoding ATPase, yielding MLPLGERIVIVGDAFEQNLPVGEYGYVIAYDRNPDNAFDYLVRSPKTGRNYFVPSSDIESEELLTQQEVELTTREALIDYALATYNEKLFMHIMNGENEEVEEQEESAKEPLSQAEFIKQVNLRAWI